The DNA region TCCGAGCGCTTCTACGGCGACGGCAGCAAATATCAACGGATTGCTGACGCCAGCGGCATCGCCAATCCCGATCTGATTCACCCGGGCCAGGTGCTCACCATCCCGGACTGATCGATTCAGCGCCCGCAGCGGCCCGGTCCTCGATGGATCGGGCCGCTGTTTTTTGTCCGCGGCATACAAAATCTGCGGTTCGGGTACCTGACCGGTGGCGTGTCAGTAACGATATTGTCACGATGCGCCGATAACTGGGTTAGTCAATTGACACGGCCGGCACCCGGCCCTGACCGATCGGAGCTGCGATGCGGCCAAATACTCGGTGGTCTGGCCTGCTGGCCATGTGGTCGGTCCTGACGGCCGTCGCCCTCGGTGCCCTCCTGCTGGCCATCCCCGCGATACCGGCCGGCGCGAATCCCGGTGTGGTGGTGCATCCCGGCATGGAGATTCGGCTGGACCGCAACGTGTGCACCATGGGATATGTCGACCCGCAGCGCCGGGTGGCGTTCACCGCGGGACACTGCCGCGGCAGCGGCCCGGTCTCCGACGTGCACGGCAATGTGATCGGGAACCTCGCGGCCTACCGCGACAACACCCCCAACGGGGCGACGGTGCGCACCGAGGATCAGATCTCCGACTACGGCGCCATCGCCCTGGCCCCCGACGTCGCGGTCAACGACATCCTGCCCGGCGGCCGTCCGCTGGCGTCCGAACCCGGCCGGGTGCCGCAGGTCGGTCAGCCGGTGTGCCACTTCGGCGTCGTCACCGGCGAAAGCTGCGGGACGGTCCGCGCCGTCAACAACGGCTGGTTCACCATGGCCGACGGGGTGGTCAGCCAACAGGGTGATTCCGGTGGCCCGGTCTATGTCGTCGACGGCCCGCGCGCGGTGATCATCGGCATCTTCAACAGCACCTGGGGCAGTTATCCGGCGGCGGTGTCGTGGCAAGCGACCTCCGAACAGATCCGGCAAGACGTCGGGGTGGTCAACACCGCCGCGTTCATCGCGCCCTGAGCCGAAACGTCGACGAGGCCGAACTGGAACGTGTTCACCTTGCCGCGTCGGTACCGCTCAGTGCGTGTCTACCGGGTGTTCTGCCGTCCCAAGGCGGTGCTGCGTTATCCTGCGACCTGATCAGTATTAGTGTCCAGAGACTGCTGTCCAGGAGCAAGCGTGAGCACCGAAATCCCGCCCATCACCAACGCCGGTGACATCGCGTCCTGGCCCGACGACGTCGAGCGCGCTGATGTCCTGGTCATCGGCTTCGGCATCGCCGGCGGTTGCGCCGCGGTCAGTGCGGCCGCGGCCGGCGCCAAGGTCCTCGTGCTGGAGAAGGCCGCCGCGGCCGGTGGCACCACCTCGATGGCCGGCGGACACTTCTACCTCGGCGGCGGCACCGCCGTCCAACAGGCCACCGGCCACGAGGACAGTCCCGAGGAGATGTACTCCTACCTCGTCGCCGTGGCCCACGACCCGGACCACGAGAAGATCCGCGCCTACTGCGAGGGCAGCGTCGAACACTTCAACTGGCTGGAGCAGTTGGGCTTTCAGTTCGAGCGCACCTACTACCCGGGCAAGGTGGTGGTGCCGCCGGGCACCGAGGGCCTGTCCTACACCGGCAACGAGAAGGTGTGGCCGTTCAGCGAGCAGGCCAAGCCCGCGCCGCGCGGGCATTCGGTGCCCGTGCCCGGCGAATTGGGCGGCGCGGCAATGGTGATCGACCTGCTGCTCAAGCGAGCCGACGAACTCGGCGTGCAGTTCCGCTACGAGACCGGGGTGACCGGACTGGTCGTCGACGACACCGGTGCGGTGGTGGGCGCGACCTGGAAGCACTTCGGTGACACCGGCGTGGTCAAGGCCGACGCCGTGATCATCGCCGCCGGTGGCTTCGCGATGAACGAGGACATGGTCGCCGAACACACCCCGGCGCTGGGTCAACCGCGACGCACCAAACACCACGGCCTGGTGGCCCCCTACATCCTGGGTAACCCGAACGACGACGGGTTGGGCATCCGGATGGGTGTCTCGGCCGGCGGGGTGGCCCAGAACCTCGATCAGCTGTTCATCACCGCCGCGGCCTACCCGCCGGAGATCCTGCTCACCGGGGTGATTGTGAACGCCGACGGCAAGCGCTTCGTCGCCGAGGACTCCTACCACTCGCGCACCTCGGCCTTCGTGCTCGAACAGCCGGACCAGGTCGCGTACCTGATTGTCGACGAGGCGCACATGCAGATGCCGGAGATGCCGTTGATCAAGTTCATCGACGGCTGGGAGACCGTGGCCGAGATGGAAGCCGCGCTGGGTATCCCGGCGGGCAATCTGGCCGCCACCCTGCAGCGGTACAACGAGTTCGCCGCCGAGGGCACGGACCCGGACTTCCACAAGCAACCCGAATACGTTGCCGCGCAAGACACCGGGCCGTGGGCGGCCTTCGACCTGTCGTTGGGCCGGGCGATGTACTCCGGGTTCACCATGGGTGGGCTGACGGTGTCGATCGACGGCGAGGTGCTGCGCGCGGACGGTTCGGTGGTGCCGGGCCTGTACGCCGCGGGCGCCTGTGCCGCCAACATCGCGCAGGACGGCAAGGGCTACGCCAGCGGCACCCAGCTGGGCGAGGGGTCGTTCTTCGGTCGTCGGGCCGGAGCGCACGCGGCCGCGCAGGCCCACCGCCGCTGAATCCCGACCGCCGGCCGGACCGTCACGGCACCGGCGCCGCGGCGTTCTCGATCCGACCCAACCGCCAGTCGCCACCGCCGAGCAGCTCGAGGCGCTGCTCATGGTGCCGGGCGACGGTGCCGCGGTGCGCGACGCTGACCAGTACGGTGTCCGGCAGCTCGGTGCGCACCAACTGATAGAGCAGGAACTCCAGGCCCTCGTCCAGCGCGGAGCTGGCCTCGTCCAGGAAGACGGCCTTCGGTGCGGTCAACAGGATGCGGGCGAACGCGACGCGCTGCTGCTCGCCGGGGGACAGCACCTTGGCCCAGTCGTGCACCTCGTCGAGCCGGTCGGCGAGCTGCGGCAACGCCACCTTGGTCAGCACCGTCCGCAGCTCCTCGTCGGGAATGGCCCCGGGCTCGCTGGGATAGGACACCACCCCACGCAGATCACCCAGTGGGACATACGGCAGCTGGGACAAGAACATCGTCTCGTTGGTGCCGGCCGGGCACCGCAGCGTCCCCGTCGTGTACGGCCACAGCTGGGCCAGGCTGCGCAGCAGGGTGGTCTTTCCGGTCCCGGACTTGCCGCTGATCACCAATGTGTCGCCGCTGTCCAATCGCAGCGTCACCGGGTCGAGCAGTTGCTCCCCGGTCGGGGTGCGGACCTCGACCGTGTCGAACTCGACCACGCAGTCGGCGCTCGGTTCGACGGTCAGCGACGGCAACGCGCGGCCCTGTTCATTGGACACGACCAAGCCGTGCAACCGGATGATGGCCGCCTGCCAGCCGGCGAAGCTGTCATAGGAGTTCCGGAAGAACGACAGCCCGTTCTGGATCTCGCTGAACGCCGTCGCGCTCTGCGTGACGTCGCCGAACCTGATCTCGCCGCTGAACAGCCGCGGGGCCTGCAGCAGCCAGGGCAGCGGCACGATGATCTGGCTGATGGACAGGTTCCACCCCAAAAAACCCATGTTCCGGTTGATGTAGCGCTTGTAGTTGTCCACCACGGGCTCGAACCGTCGGCTCAGCTGCAGCTTCTCCGCGATCTCACCGCGGTAGAACGCCACCGATTCCGACGCGTCGCGCAACCGCACCAACGCGTACCGGAACGCCGCGTTGAACTTCTCGTTGTTGAAGCTCAGCAGGATCAGTGGCCGACCGATCCAGAACGCGACCACGGTCGCGATGAACACGTACAACAGGCCCACCCAGAACATCGCTCGCGGCACCGTGACACCGAGGAAGGTCAGCTCGCCGGAGAGGTTCCACAGGATCGCGGTGAACGAGATGACCGACATGATCGAGGACACCGCGCCGAACAACAGCGTGCTGGTGCTCAGGTTGGTGGGCACGTTGGGCTGCGGTCCGACCCCGGCGGTGAAGATGTCGATGTCGGCCTGAATCCGTTGGTCCGGGTTGTCGATGGTGTCGTCGATGAACCGGGTCCGGTAGTAGGCCCGGTGATCCAGCCAGTCATCGGTCAGGCGGTCGGTCAGCCAGGCACGCCAGGTGAGCATGAACCGCTGAGTCATGAACAGATCGAGCATGATCCGGGCCACGTGCAGCGTCGCCAGCAGGGCGAACATCCACAGCGCGCGCCAAAAGCCGCTGACACCAGACTGTTCGACCACGTCGTCGCCGGCGGCGATGCCCTGCACCGCAATCTGGACCGCCGAGTACATGTCGTTGCCCTGGAAGCTGAACAACACCGACAACCGCACCCCGGCGGTGACCGACAACAGCAACGCCGCCAACCACAACCACACCAGCACGCTCTCGGGGCCGGTGAAGTAGTCGCGGGTGATGCGCCAGAATTGCCGGCCCCACGGCGTGAACTTGACGATCACGAACACGAACACGAATGTGGCCGCGGCCGCGATGGCCCAGCCCTTCGCGATCCACAGCAGCGACGTGAGCAGTTCCTGCCCCCAGTCCAGGCTGGGGGAGAACGGTTCCAACTCGTTCACCAGCGACGTCTCCTGCCCTATACCCCGACGGCGGCTGCCATCGCAAAATGTCTGCGGCGAAGCTACCCCAGCAACACCGCGTGCGGCG from Mycolicibacterium sp. MU0053 includes:
- a CDS encoding FAD-binding protein, translated to MSTEIPPITNAGDIASWPDDVERADVLVIGFGIAGGCAAVSAAAAGAKVLVLEKAAAAGGTTSMAGGHFYLGGGTAVQQATGHEDSPEEMYSYLVAVAHDPDHEKIRAYCEGSVEHFNWLEQLGFQFERTYYPGKVVVPPGTEGLSYTGNEKVWPFSEQAKPAPRGHSVPVPGELGGAAMVIDLLLKRADELGVQFRYETGVTGLVVDDTGAVVGATWKHFGDTGVVKADAVIIAAGGFAMNEDMVAEHTPALGQPRRTKHHGLVAPYILGNPNDDGLGIRMGVSAGGVAQNLDQLFITAAAYPPEILLTGVIVNADGKRFVAEDSYHSRTSAFVLEQPDQVAYLIVDEAHMQMPEMPLIKFIDGWETVAEMEAALGIPAGNLAATLQRYNEFAAEGTDPDFHKQPEYVAAQDTGPWAAFDLSLGRAMYSGFTMGGLTVSIDGEVLRADGSVVPGLYAAGACAANIAQDGKGYASGTQLGEGSFFGRRAGAHAAAQAHRR
- a CDS encoding ABC transporter ATP-binding protein/permease; protein product: MEPFSPSLDWGQELLTSLLWIAKGWAIAAAATFVFVFVIVKFTPWGRQFWRITRDYFTGPESVLVWLWLAALLLSVTAGVRLSVLFSFQGNDMYSAVQIAVQGIAAGDDVVEQSGVSGFWRALWMFALLATLHVARIMLDLFMTQRFMLTWRAWLTDRLTDDWLDHRAYYRTRFIDDTIDNPDQRIQADIDIFTAGVGPQPNVPTNLSTSTLLFGAVSSIMSVISFTAILWNLSGELTFLGVTVPRAMFWVGLLYVFIATVVAFWIGRPLILLSFNNEKFNAAFRYALVRLRDASESVAFYRGEIAEKLQLSRRFEPVVDNYKRYINRNMGFLGWNLSISQIIVPLPWLLQAPRLFSGEIRFGDVTQSATAFSEIQNGLSFFRNSYDSFAGWQAAIIRLHGLVVSNEQGRALPSLTVEPSADCVVEFDTVEVRTPTGEQLLDPVTLRLDSGDTLVISGKSGTGKTTLLRSLAQLWPYTTGTLRCPAGTNETMFLSQLPYVPLGDLRGVVSYPSEPGAIPDEELRTVLTKVALPQLADRLDEVHDWAKVLSPGEQQRVAFARILLTAPKAVFLDEASSALDEGLEFLLYQLVRTELPDTVLVSVAHRGTVARHHEQRLELLGGGDWRLGRIENAAAPVP